In Penaeus chinensis breed Huanghai No. 1 chromosome 40, ASM1920278v2, whole genome shotgun sequence, one genomic interval encodes:
- the LOC125047317 gene encoding toll-like receptor Tollo, protein MPGWGGWSVFLHQTLLLVSVVVPATTLAQTPSAAPVSSADALSASTNDTSKGSPWCQWVAQEALECHIRTLEDSLGSQVVKGHWQDRNDSSGIPAAGQWPRDQVPGLPGAWAARSDTRHLRVLSVECSQVLYYQSRLTARTFQGLENVEELGINNCKLDSLPPGTLSSLGRLRSLEVTTHNGEWAALAMEVVSGSLPLTLERVSLAHNNIWTLPPRAFCGPNSLHHLDLSHNRLQDVHELGFMDQVQLDILMMNMSNTSISEHSTVFSNLGEESSAEGCGQALRELILDHNDLVRLPDGSFRVLSGLRELHLRDNDIRLISSEAFSGLTALQVLYLSNNHIIALHNGTFSDNIALERLYLNNNSLSALNSKVFQDMKELQVLEISNNKLYLDNSHDDLFKGLRRLVILDLSWNSLTTITKLLFRDLTSLQRLVLSHNAIQSLEDDSFTSLSNLYALDLSHNLLLTLGEANLRGLVGLSLIHLANNSLFEIHPHAFRHSSNLKQVFLSHNHLQAIPKALENLSFIKTLDMSYNNIISIQPFLFGGLGNLEMLNVSHNKLDFISQGSFKGLVSVKDLDLRDNAIHTVNEGSFDGVPNVLNLELARNQLSNIEHVFAGLEHLESLDLSENNIRMFDYAFIPQQLINLDLKNNKIGQLGNFFKVHTVLTLENIDASHNNIKSLTELSLPNTIMHVILHHNNITRILPNSFRDKVNLQTLDLSMNSLQRINPKSVSMRVASGKHTSALIYLSGNPLVCDCEMEWLYNSFRSILTTTPEATEVTFLQPRIDDLAQVTCTLPHSREDTTVMTRVLETSAANYLCPYTTHCFTLCQCCEFIACDCQMKCPDACSCFHDDTWSMNLVDCSGGHLDRLPDRVPMDATVVLLDGNNLQILHAHHFIGRHSIQQLYLNNSQIQTLQNRTFHGLTSLRVLHLQDNMIVQLNGFEFSGLHHLKELYLQNNRLSFINNATFVGLKSLEILRLDNNFIIDFPVWLLSNNRYLASVTLGNNPWDCDCQFVESLREWQKQQSHLLINPEDVFCVHSDSGVVGPSIILPEYSCTEAQHGVTQYKFGQQELPFLAGGLCGGVALISALVVMAMLVARRRAAAANKLGINGSPAYCQEEDGKVFDSYISYSANDASFVRDVLATKLENSCPSYKLCLHSRDFSENSRLSEFITQSLGFSRRTIIVLSKNYIDNEWKNAIFKKAHVDGLKDSDMGIIAVYYDNVSYSSFDSDLKNIMRRCIKLRWGDKNFWKKLSEAMPIKQTYAGLPVYVSENSYKSSTLPTLIPPSSLPLPSSSSVLTSTTGLTTPSEIGHRTSCQQEPPATTYKAPPPPRPCYTPPSCDYIVMTGRDCRDPQCTCHRHSHAAYTYVDGDSSSLHTYTSLEPFTLPDPHVPESYTRGHSPASSHYSALEPPVRRTVRASKRKKKRPLSQNCPAVHCDTLENPAFTEDVHGELPSNGTFRRTKSLRASRGNQERHSDYSTDHSSDRSSGRSYDHSVTTGGGVVDRNDALYMGLADSPPEPTMVTTEECFV, encoded by the coding sequence GGCCTGGAAAACGTAGAGGAACTTGGCATCAACAACTGCAAGTTGGACAGTCTCCCACCGGGGACTCTGTCCAGCCTGGGGCGCTTACGGAGTCTCGAGGTGACGACCCACAACGGCGAGTGGGCGGCGCTCGCCATGGAAGTGGTCTCgggctccctccctctcacgctgGAGCGGGTGTCCCTCGCCCACAACAACATCTGGACGCTTCCCCCGAGAGCCTTCTGCGGGCCCAACTCCCTCCACCACTTGGATTTGTCTCACAACCGCCTGCAAGACGTCCACGAACTCGGATTCATGGACCAAGTCCAGCTGGACATTCTGATGATGAATATGAGCAACACAAGCATTAGCGAACATTCTACAGTGTTTTCAAACTTGGGCGAGGAATCTAGTGCAGAAGGGTGCGGTCAGGCCCTTCGTGAGCTGATCCTAGACCACAATGACTTAGTGAGGCTTCCTGACGGGAGCTTCCGCGTCCTATCTGGGCTCAGAGAACTTCATCTACGTGACAATGATATCAGACTTATATCCAGTGAAGCCTTCAGTGGACTTACAGCCTTACAAGTGCTATATTTatctaataatcatattattgccCTACATAATGGAACATTTTCTGACAATATAGCCTTAGAGAGGTTATATTTGAACAATAATTCCCTCAGTGCTCTAAATTCCAAAGTTTTCCAGGACATGAAGGAGCTACAAGTATTAGAAATTTCTAACAATAAATTATATCTAGATAACAGTCATGATGACCTCTTCAAAGGCCTTCGAAGGCTTGTCATTCTTGATCTATCATGGAACTCCCTTACCACAATCACAAAGCTTTTATTCCGGGACTTGACATCCCTTCAGAGGCTGGTCCTTTCCCACAATGCCATACAGAGCCTCGAGGACGACAGTTTCACTTCTTTGTCCAACCTTTACGCCCTTGATCTCTCACACAATTTGCTCCTCACTTTGGGCGAGGCTAATCTGAGGGGGCTTGTCGGCCTCAGCCTAATTCATTTGGCTAACAACTCTCTCTTTGAAATTCATCCTCATGCCTTCCGTCACAGCTCAAACCTGAAGCAGGTCTTCCTTAGTCACAACCACCTCCAGGCTATACCCAAAGCCCTTGAAAACCTCTCTTTTATCAAGACTCTGGACATGTCCTACAACAACATTATCAGTATCCAACCCTTCCTTTTTGGAGGTCTTGGAAATCTTGAGATGCTAAATGTGAGCCACAACAAACTAGATTTTATATCTCAGGGATCATTCAAAGGACTTGTTTCTGTGAAAGATTTGGACCTAAGGGACAATGCCATCCACACAGTGAATGAAGGTTCTTTTGATGGAGTGCCAAATGTCTTGAATTTGGAGCTTGCTAGGAATCAATTGAGTAATATAGAACACGTATTTGCAGGTCTGGAACACCTTGAATCCCTGGATCTTTCAGAGAATAATATAAGGATGTTTGATTATGCATTCATCCCTCAACAACTAATTAATCTAGATTTGAAAAACAATAAGATTGGACAACTTGGTAACTTTTTCAAAGTTCATACCGTCCTGACATTAGAAAATATTGATGCAAGTCATAACAACATTAAAAGCCTTACTGAACTTTCTCTTCCAAACACCATCATGCATGTAATCCTGCACCATAACAATATTACAAGGATTTTGCCAAACAGTTTTCGAGACAAGGTGAATCTTCAGACTTTGGACCTCAGCATGAACTCCCTCCAAAGAATAAATCCCAAGTCTGTCAGCATGAGAGTAGCTTCTGGAAAACATACAAGTGCACTGATATATCTGTCGGGTAATCCTCTTGTCTGCGACTGCGAAATGGAGTGGCTTTACAATTCATTCAGAAGCATCCTCACTACAACTCCAGAAGCCACTGAGGTCACTTTCCTTCAGCCTCGCATTGATGACCTCGCCCAAGTGACATGTACGCTCCCTCATTCTCGGGAAGACACCACAGTCATGACACGTGTCTTGGAAACCTCTGCAGCCAACTACCTCTGTCCATACACCACACATTGCTTTACTCTCTGCCAGTGTTGTGAATTTATTGCTTGTGACTGCCAGATGAAGTGCCCAGATGCCTGTTCCTGTTTTCATGATGACACATGGTCTATGAACCTGGTAGATTGTTCAGGGGGACACCTGGATCGACTGCCAGATCGAGTGCCAATGGATGCTACAGTTGTTCTGCTAGATGGCAACAATCTCCAGATTCTCCATGCTCATCATTTTATTGGGCGACACAGCATTCAGCAGCTATATCTGAATAATTCacaaatccagacactccaaaaTCGCACATTCCATGGACTAACTTCACTGCGAGTACTTCACTTACAAGATAACATGATTGTACAGTTAAATGGCTTCGAATTCTCTGGCCTCCATCATTTGAAGGAACTCTACTTGCAGAACAACCGTCTGTCCTTCATCAACAATGCAACCTTTGTTGGGTTAAAAAGCTTAGAAATCCTCCGACTTGACAATAATTTTATCATAGACTTCCCAGTGTGGTTGCTGAGCAACAATCGTTACCTGGCTAGTGTCACCCTGGGAAACAATCCATGGGACTGTGACTGCCAGTTTGTTGAGTCTCTGAGGGAATGGCAGAAGCAGCAGTCCCACCTTCTGATCAACCCTGAGGATGTGTTTTGTGTACATAGTGATTCTGGAGTGGTAGGGCCTAGCATAATCCTTCCGGAGTACTCTTGCACAGAGGCTCAACATGGAGTGACGCAGTATAAGTTTGGCCAACAAGAACTGCCATTCCTGGCAGGGGGTTTGTGTGGTGGCGTTGCTCTCATCAGTGCTCTGGTAGTGATGGCGATGCTAGTTGCAAGGAGAAGAGCAGCAGCAGCTAACAAACTGGGAATTAATGGATCTCCTGCATATTGCCAAGAAGAGGACGGAAAAGTTTTTGATTCTTACATCAGCTATAGTGCAAATGACGCTAGCTTTGTGAGAGATGTGTTAGCTACTAAGTTAGAAAACAGTTGTCCAAGTTACAAGCTTTGTCTACATTCCCGAGATTTCAGTGAAAACAGCCGCCTCTCAGAGTTTATTACTCAGTCATTAGGCTTCAGCAGGAGAACCATTATAGTCCTTTCCAAGAACTACATAGACAACGAATGGAAGAATGCTATCTTCAAGAAAGCTCACGTTGATGGGCTAAAGGACAGTGACATGGGAATCATTGCAGTTTATTATGATAACGTTTCATATTCCTCTTTTGACTCAGacttaaaaaatataatgaggaGATGCATTAAACTTAGATGGGGTGACAAAAACTTCTGGAAAAAGTTATCAGAGGCCATGCCCATAAAACAAACATATGCAGGACTGCCAGTGTATGTATCAGAAAATTCCTATAAATCATCAACTCTGCCAACTCTCATCCCACCCTCATCCttgcctcttccatcttcttcctccgtccTCACCTCCACAACAGGGCTCACCACACCGTCAGAGATCGGGCACAGAACCTCATGCCAACAAGAGCCTCCTGCAACTACCTACAAggcccctccacctcctcgtccttgtTATACACCACCATCATGTGATTACATTGTAATGACAGGACGAGACTGCCGAGACCCACAATGTACCTGTCACCGACACTCTCACGCAGCATACACctacgtggacggcgactccTCGTCCCTCCACACCTACACCTCTCTTGAACCCTTCACATTACCCGATCCTCATGTACCAGAGTCATATACACGTGGACATTCGCCTGCCAGTAGCCATTACAGTGCCCTTGAACCCCCTGTCAGGAGGACTGTAAGAGCTAGTAAGCGAAAAAAGAAGAGACCCCTGAGTCAGAATTGTCCAGCTGTGCATTGTGACACTCTGGAAAATCCTGCCTTCACTGAGGACGTACATGGCGAACTGCCCTCCAACGGGACCTTCCGAAGAACCAAGAGTCTCCGGGCATCACGTGGAAACCAAGAGCGTCATAGTGATTACTCGACAGACCACTCCAGTGACCGATCGAGTGGGAGATCGTACGACCACTCAGTGACCACTGGCGGAGGCGTTGTCGACCGCAACGACGCCTTGTACATGGGTCTCGCCGATTCTCCACCTGAACCGACGATGGTCACGACCGAAGAATGTTTCGTCTAG